A genomic region of Desulfosarcina ovata subsp. ovata contains the following coding sequences:
- a CDS encoding DNA methylase, with protein sequence MANNRLTQLEEIIAANQHHFHQTGKALKQIRDDQLFRDLLFDSFEGYVKDRWDMARSQAYRLIKAANVIDNLSPIGDGILPENEYQARILTRFTKEDQRKIWRAFIASGMALTAKNIRKYAHQTLKAKHVKKKNASVVDIISADYKTAVMAMLEQIRSAQNDDWQTTSRQAALFWLKVMKEKIIRHERQRL encoded by the coding sequence ATGGCCAACAACCGACTCACCCAATTGGAGGAGATCATCGCTGCCAATCAACACCATTTTCACCAAACCGGTAAGGCATTAAAGCAGATTCGAGACGATCAATTGTTTCGAGATTTGCTGTTCGATTCGTTTGAAGGCTATGTCAAGGACCGGTGGGATATGGCCCGATCCCAGGCATATCGTCTGATTAAGGCCGCCAATGTCATCGACAATTTGTCTCCAATTGGCGACGGCATCCTTCCGGAGAATGAATACCAGGCCAGGATTCTAACGCGTTTTACAAAAGAGGATCAACGCAAGATCTGGCGTGCATTTATCGCATCCGGCATGGCGCTCACGGCTAAGAATATTAGAAAGTACGCCCATCAAACCCTAAAGGCCAAGCATGTCAAAAAAAAGAATGCGTCTGTGGTCGATATCATCAGCGCAGACTATAAAACGGCCGTGATGGCCATGCTGGAACAGATTCGGTCGGCGCAAAACGATGATTGGCAAACGACATCCAGACAAGCGGCCTTATTCTGGCTGAAAGTGATGAAAGAGAAAATCATTCGTCATGAAAGACAAAGACTTTGA
- a CDS encoding ExeA family protein, protein MVRPQAPLIKREILELIHGKKQHGVLVIDEASLLRLEVFVELHTLCQFEMDSKPYLPIVLAGQTHLIDNLRYPGCLPLASRVVAKSHFIGAKKEQMQAYLRHHLTIAGIDRMLFEDDAITAIHQGSGGIFRKANHLARGALVAAAMSHDKTVNAEHVRLAASEIF, encoded by the coding sequence TTGGTCCGACCCCAAGCCCCTCTAATCAAGCGTGAAATCCTGGAATTGATCCACGGCAAAAAACAACATGGGGTCCTGGTCATCGATGAAGCCTCGTTGCTTCGGCTTGAAGTGTTCGTGGAGTTGCATACCCTTTGTCAGTTCGAAATGGACTCCAAGCCCTATCTTCCCATCGTGCTGGCCGGGCAAACCCATTTAATCGACAACCTGCGGTATCCGGGGTGTTTGCCACTGGCATCGCGAGTAGTGGCAAAAAGCCATTTTATCGGTGCGAAAAAAGAGCAGATGCAAGCCTATCTCAGGCACCATCTGACCATTGCCGGGATCGACCGGATGCTGTTCGAAGACGATGCCATTACGGCCATCCATCAAGGGTCGGGCGGCATCTTCAGAAAAGCCAATCACCTGGCTCGAGGAGCCTTGGTGGCCGCGGCAATGAGTCACGATAAAACGGTTAACGCGGAACATGTCCGGCTCGCTGCATCCGAAATATTTTAA